One genomic window of Podarcis muralis chromosome 9, rPodMur119.hap1.1, whole genome shotgun sequence includes the following:
- the MAD2L1 gene encoding mitotic spindle assembly checkpoint protein MAD2A gives MAKQQSREQGITLRGSAEIVAEFFSYGINSILYQRGIYPAETFTRVQKYGLTMLVTADSELKNYLNNVVGQLKEWLYECLVQRLVVVISSKETSEVLERWQFDIECDKAAKDESAPREKSQKAIQDEIKSVIRQITATVTFLPLLETTCAFDLLIFTDKDLAVPEKWEESGPQFIANSEEVRLRSFTTTIHKVNSMVAYKKDSFP, from the exons ATGGCGAAGCAGCAGAGCCGGGAGCAGGGCATCACCTTGCGGGGCAGCGCCGAGATCGTCGCCGAGTTTTTCT CATATGGTATCAACAGTATCTTATACCAGCGTGGGATCTATCCTGCTGAAACATTTACACGTGTTCAGAAATATGGACTTACTATGCTTGTAACTGCAGACTCTGAACTTAAAAATTATCTGAACAATGTGGTGGGACAGCTAAaag AATGGCTCTACGAATGCCTAGTTCAGCGGCTAGTAGTGGTGATCTCCAGTAAAGAAACCAGTGAAGTTCTGGAAAGGTGGCAGTTTGACATTGAATGTGACAAAGCTGCAAAGGATGAAAG TGCACCGAGAGAGAAATCTCAGAAAGCTATACAGGATGAAATAAAATCTGTTATCAGACAGATAACAGCCACAGTAACTTTCCTTCCTTTACTAGAAACAACAT GTGCATTTGACCTGCTGATTTTCACAGACAAAGACTTAGCTGTTCCAGAAAAATGGGAAGAGTCTGGTCCACAGTTCATTGCTAACTCTGAAGAAGTTCGTCTTCGTTCCTTCACAACTACAATACACAAAGTCAACAGTATGGTGGCCTACAAAAAGGACAGCTTCCCCTGA